Proteins found in one Amycolatopsis aidingensis genomic segment:
- a CDS encoding LysE family translocator: MPGLTEWFVFLGTAALFAVSPGPGMLYVLARSLRGGRSEGVRSVLGNGIGACVHVVAAALGLSALLATSVVAFTVVKFAGAAYLIGLGLYLMFQRRHGQPAAEDAGGTARRLARSPLLQGILSEVLNPKTALYFMALLPHFVHPERAPAALVFILLGLIAVAMAVLADLVVALFAGGIGARLRRNPRWWSRQRLASGATMIGLGGFVAVAEQGT; the protein is encoded by the coding sequence GTGCCAGGTCTCACCGAATGGTTCGTGTTCCTGGGCACGGCGGCGCTGTTCGCCGTCAGCCCTGGGCCGGGGATGCTGTACGTGCTGGCCAGGAGCCTGCGTGGCGGGAGAAGTGAGGGTGTGCGCTCGGTACTGGGCAACGGGATCGGGGCCTGCGTGCATGTGGTCGCCGCCGCGCTCGGCCTTTCGGCGCTGCTGGCCACCTCCGTGGTCGCCTTCACCGTGGTCAAGTTCGCGGGAGCCGCCTACCTCATCGGCCTCGGCCTGTACCTGATGTTCCAGCGGCGGCACGGGCAGCCCGCGGCCGAGGACGCCGGTGGCACGGCCCGCAGGCTGGCCCGCTCGCCGCTGTTGCAGGGCATCCTCAGCGAGGTGCTGAACCCGAAGACCGCCCTGTACTTCATGGCCCTGCTGCCGCATTTCGTGCACCCCGAGCGCGCTCCCGCGGCGCTGGTCTTCATCCTGCTCGGCCTGATCGCGGTCGCCATGGCCGTGCTCGCGGACCTGGTGGTCGCGCTGTTCGCGGGCGGGATCGGGGCCAGGCTGCGGCGCAACCCGCGCTGGTGGTCGCGGCAGCGGCTGGCCAGCGGTGCCACCATGATCGGGCTGGGTGGTTTCGTGGCCGTGGCCGAGCAGGGAACCTAA